One stretch of Miscanthus floridulus cultivar M001 chromosome 18, ASM1932011v1, whole genome shotgun sequence DNA includes these proteins:
- the LOC136521531 gene encoding uncharacterized protein, with product MLHHSNSRNQRNRGSRIKTLLQATLLLGVIFWLLYQVKHSFDKKNEYLDDAEDQFAHSDRSMFQGRKEKAGSYMVGDNSDVTTKPEEGAVDHHSDTFDHNENTGETVFDKDSTNLHEDDKRNTERSEAEGQVNSADGNTEANNNNNEDETTGHAEEGKHDTESNSAAESKSEVNSTAADETGNIPSVHTDNSQNDASENQGDATSTTSDSSEHGTGEAVHIETGLEDESATASSWTGSGDDKGNSSDSTSAEENTETASGDDEKGTETGTATEASYSKEENSENSSVSTEAENSQGDSSSGVNGSSEETSNKGDGATETSNNGEQVNPKIETSTSTNDEHNESQGAAGSSGSNDSNGNGPEQTGKTESQ from the coding sequence ATGCTTCATCATTCAAATAGCCGGAACCAAAGGAACAGGGGATCAAGAATCAAAACATTACTCCAAGCTACCTTACTTTTAGGTGTTATTTTTTGGCTCCTGTATCAGGTGAAGCATTCCTTTGATAAGAAAAATGAGTACTTGGATGATGCTGAGGACCAGTTTGCCCATAGTGATAGAAGCATGTTCCAGGGGAGGAAAGAAAAGGCAGGTAGTTACATGGTTGGCGACAATTCTGATGTAACAACTAAACCAGAGGAAGGTGCTGTAGATCATCATTCAGATACTTTTGATCATAATGAGAATACTGGAGAAACTGTGTTCGATAAAGACAGTACTAACTTGCATGAAGATGACAAGAGAAACACTGAGAGGTCAGAAGCGGAAGGACAAGTCAACAGTGCAGATGGTAATACAGAagctaataataataacaatgaaGATGAAACCACCGGTCATGCAGAAGAAGGCAAGCATGATACTGAATCCAACTCTGCTGCTGAGAGTAAAAGTGAAGTCAATTCAACTGCTGCTGACGAAACAGGGAATATACCATCAGTTCATACTGAtaattcacaaaatgatgccagtGAAAACCAAGGTGATGCAACTTCCActacctcagattcatctgagcATGGCACCGGTGAGGCTGTCCATATTGAAACTGGATTGGAAGATGAAAGTGCAACAGCATCATCTTGGACTGGATCTGGTGATGACAAGGGTAACTCATCTGATAGCACCTCTGCAGAAGAAAATACTGAGACTGCATCTGGTGATGATGAGAAGGGCACAGAAACGGGTACAGCCACTGAAGCGTCATATTCCAAAGAAGAGAACTCTGAGAACAGCAGTGTCTCAACTGAGGCAGAGAACTCCCAAGGAGATTCTTCCAGTGGAGTGAATGGTTCTTCAGAAGAGACATCTAACAAGGGTGATGGAGCTACAGAAACGTCTAACAATGGTGAGCAGGTGAATCCCAAAATTGAAACTAGCACATCCACCAATGACGAGCACAATGAATCTCAAGGGGCTGCTGGCAGCTCTGGATCAAATGACTCAAATGGTAACGGCCCTGAACAAACCGGTAAAACTGAAAGCCAGTGA